The Rhodospirillaceae bacterium genome has a window encoding:
- the hisH gene encoding imidazole glycerol phosphate synthase subunit HisH, with product MQVVIVDYGSGNLRSAAKAFERAASESEISASIVVSSDAHHVETADRVVLPGVGAFADCKAGLERVDGLHQALEKAVIDKGRPFFGICVGMQLMATKGFEHGESAGLDWIAGKVVALTPDASAGPDGTGARIPHMGWNRLNLLSAHPVLDGLGKDPYAYFVHSYHVMCDAPEMTLATVDYGQKVTAAIGRDNMFGTQFHPEKSQLLGLRLISNFLKWTP from the coding sequence ATGCAAGTCGTCATCGTTGATTATGGATCGGGGAACCTAAGATCCGCAGCCAAAGCATTTGAGCGTGCGGCCTCCGAATCAGAAATTTCTGCATCAATCGTTGTGAGTTCTGATGCTCATCACGTTGAGACTGCAGATAGAGTTGTTTTGCCCGGTGTCGGTGCCTTCGCGGACTGTAAGGCTGGTTTAGAACGTGTTGATGGACTTCATCAGGCATTAGAGAAGGCTGTCATCGACAAAGGACGGCCGTTTTTTGGCATTTGTGTTGGCATGCAACTGATGGCGACAAAGGGGTTCGAGCATGGCGAAAGTGCGGGCCTCGATTGGATCGCCGGCAAAGTCGTTGCCTTAACCCCAGATGCTAGCGCTGGCCCGGACGGAACAGGAGCCCGTATTCCCCATATGGGTTGGAATCGTCTAAATTTGTTATCTGCACATCCGGTGCTAGATGGCTTGGGTAAAGATCCATACGCCTATTTTGTGCACAGCTACCATGTCATGTGCGACGCTCCAGAGATGACTTTGGCAACCGTTGATTATGGCCAAAAAGTCACTGCCGCTATTGGTCGTGACAACATGTTTGGAACGCAATTCCATCCGGAAAAGAGTCAGCTTTTAGGTTTGCGACTCATCAGCAATTTTTTGAAGTGGACGCCTTAA
- a CDS encoding succinylglutamate desuccinylase/aspartoacylase family protein, which yields MKRLPFEFCGETVKPGSRVSVNLALPNLSTYTPMAMPVHVVHGRQDGPVLFVSAAVHGDEINGVEIIRRLLKSPVLKSLRGTLIAVPIVNVYGFVTHSRYLPDRRDLNRSFPGSENGSLTARLAYTFTEEILSRADYGIDLHTGGLHRFNHPHIRANLDDPETDRLAQAFGTPVIINANLRDGSLRQMASEKGIPILLYEAGEALRFDQLAIQAGVKGIRNVMRAISMLPARTLTSKKVKAVEAKGSTWVRAPQSGLFRAVAKIGARVMKDEKIGTVSDAFGDHETFVKAPATGIVIGRAHLPVVNEGDALYHIARFEESAPVANAIENFTSAHLEGLGPADYGTAGNL from the coding sequence ATGAAGCGCCTTCCCTTTGAATTTTGTGGTGAAACCGTAAAACCAGGTTCGCGCGTCTCCGTAAACCTCGCACTCCCTAATTTGTCTACATATACGCCTATGGCTATGCCCGTTCATGTTGTGCATGGGCGTCAGGATGGGCCAGTATTGTTTGTCTCTGCGGCAGTACATGGAGACGAAATCAACGGCGTTGAAATTATACGTCGTCTTCTAAAGAGTCCGGTTTTAAAAAGTTTACGCGGAACGCTCATCGCTGTTCCTATTGTGAATGTCTATGGCTTTGTAACCCATTCACGTTACTTACCGGACCGTCGTGATCTGAATAGATCCTTTCCGGGTTCTGAAAATGGTTCGTTGACAGCTCGATTAGCGTATACATTTACTGAAGAGATCCTGAGCCGCGCAGATTACGGCATTGATTTGCATACTGGGGGTTTGCATAGGTTCAATCACCCTCATATCCGGGCCAACCTTGATGATCCAGAGACCGACCGCCTCGCACAGGCGTTTGGTACACCAGTAATTATCAATGCCAATCTGCGTGATGGATCTCTGCGCCAAATGGCATCTGAAAAAGGCATCCCGATTTTGTTATATGAAGCGGGTGAGGCGCTTCGCTTTGATCAATTGGCGATTCAGGCTGGCGTGAAAGGCATCCGCAATGTCATGCGCGCCATTTCGATGCTTCCTGCGCGGACTCTGACATCCAAAAAAGTAAAAGCTGTGGAAGCCAAAGGGTCGACCTGGGTTCGTGCTCCACAATCCGGACTGTTTCGAGCCGTCGCAAAGATTGGAGCGCGAGTGATGAAGGATGAAAAAATTGGGACTGTATCAGATGCGTTTGGAGATCATGAAACCTTCGTCAAAGCACCGGCAACTGGAATTGTCATCGGGCGCGCGCATCTTCCCGTCGTAAATGAAGGGGATGCCCTTTATCATATCGCACGATTTGAAGAATCTGCACCTGTTGCGAATGCTATAGAAAACTTCACTTCAGCTCATTTAGAGGGCCTAGGCCCAGCCGATTATGGCACTGCGGGAAACCTCTAA
- a CDS encoding helix-turn-helix domain-containing protein, translating to MKLRRTLLRISQEQLAGDIGVTFQQVQKYESGHNRVSASRLYDISRVLDCPISYFFEDIGDEVTTGRTTPEPRTGEGLSDAQAGFDDDPMQRTETLELVRAYWRLHSGDLRRNVLDLLINMSKRE from the coding sequence GTGAAACTCCGTCGTACTCTGTTGAGAATAAGCCAAGAACAACTGGCTGGAGATATCGGCGTAACTTTTCAACAAGTCCAAAAATATGAAAGCGGTCACAACCGTGTAAGTGCGTCCCGCCTTTATGACATCTCCAGGGTCCTTGATTGTCCAATCTCCTACTTCTTCGAGGATATTGGCGACGAGGTTACAACTGGTCGAACAACCCCAGAACCAAGAACAGGTGAGGGGCTATCAGATGCTCAAGCTGGTTTTGATGATGATCCGATGCAACGGACTGAAACATTAGAATTGGTTCGGGCGTATTGGCGGTTACATAGCGGAGACTTGCGCCGCAACGTACTCGACCTTTTGATCAATATGTCAAAACGCGAATAA
- the hisF gene encoding imidazole glycerol phosphate synthase subunit HisF, whose translation MLTVRVIPCLDVKDGRVVKGVNFVGLRDAGDPVEQAQVYDAAGADELCFLDITASHENRDTFYDVVARTAEHCFMPVTVGGGVRTVDDIRKLLLAGADKVSINTAAVHRPEFVREAAEKFGSQCIVVAVDPKSVAPGRYEIFTHGGRTATGIDAIEWVKRMAEYGAGEILLTSMDRDGTRDGYDIPLTRAVSDAVHLPVIASGGVGTLDHMIAGVREGHATAVLAASIFHFGEYSVGDAKAHLAAAGLPVRPITASRLETK comes from the coding sequence ATGTTAACTGTGCGCGTTATTCCCTGCCTCGACGTTAAAGATGGTCGCGTTGTTAAAGGCGTTAACTTTGTTGGCCTGCGTGATGCAGGCGACCCTGTTGAGCAAGCTCAAGTTTACGATGCTGCGGGAGCAGATGAGTTGTGTTTTCTTGATATTACGGCAAGCCATGAAAACCGAGACACATTCTACGATGTTGTTGCACGCACGGCAGAGCATTGTTTTATGCCGGTTACCGTTGGTGGTGGCGTCAGGACAGTTGATGACATTCGCAAATTATTACTTGCCGGGGCAGATAAGGTATCTATCAACACAGCTGCCGTTCATCGGCCAGAATTTGTGAGGGAAGCGGCAGAAAAATTCGGCAGCCAGTGCATTGTCGTTGCGGTTGATCCCAAGTCTGTTGCGCCAGGACGCTATGAAATTTTCACCCATGGGGGCCGCACGGCTACCGGCATTGACGCCATTGAATGGGTTAAGCGTATGGCAGAGTATGGGGCAGGAGAAATTCTCCTCACCTCAATGGATCGAGACGGTACGCGAGATGGATACGATATTCCTTTAACACGCGCTGTTTCTGATGCTGTGCACTTACCGGTGATTGCTTCAGGTGGCGTTGGCACTCTGGATCACATGATAGCTGGCGTTCGCGAAGGTCATGCCACTGCTGTTCTCGCTGCGTCTATATTTCATTTTGGTGAATACTCAGTGGGGGATGCCAAAGCTCACCTCGCTGCTGCAGGTTTGCCGGTCAGACCCATAACCGCATCACGCTTGGAGACAAAATGA
- a CDS encoding response regulator transcription factor gives MASGKSLLLVDDDEMLRRSLIEQLQEQDDFVILIEAATGAEAIEKAKADVFDVILLDLGLPDMDGRDVCRSLRDSGVRSPIIMLTAADSEDDTVTGLDAGANDYVTKPFRLTVLLARVRAHLRQHSQSDDAIFIVGPYKFQPAAKMLIHDETEKKIRLTEKETAILKYLFRVGNKTVQRETLLDEVWGYNAGVTTHTLETHVYRLRQKIELDPSHAQLLITEPGGYRLNP, from the coding sequence ATGGCTTCTGGGAAATCGCTGCTTCTTGTTGATGATGATGAAATGCTCCGGCGGTCTTTGATAGAGCAACTGCAAGAGCAGGATGATTTTGTAATCCTTATTGAAGCGGCAACCGGGGCGGAGGCAATTGAAAAAGCGAAAGCAGATGTGTTCGACGTCATTTTACTTGATCTTGGTTTGCCAGATATGGACGGTCGTGATGTGTGCCGTTCCTTGCGAGATTCAGGCGTTCGGTCACCCATCATCATGTTGACTGCAGCCGATAGCGAAGACGATACGGTTACCGGGTTGGATGCGGGAGCAAACGATTACGTCACCAAACCTTTCAGGCTGACTGTTTTACTGGCGCGTGTCCGGGCCCATCTGCGTCAACATTCACAGTCTGATGACGCCATTTTTATTGTCGGTCCTTACAAGTTCCAACCTGCCGCGAAGATGTTGATCCATGATGAAACAGAAAAAAAGATTCGTTTAACTGAAAAAGAAACAGCAATTCTGAAGTATCTATTTCGTGTTGGTAATAAAACCGTTCAGCGTGAAACGCTGCTGGATGAGGTTTGGGGATACAATGCCGGTGTCACAACACATACTTTAGAAACACATGTTTATCGTTTGCGGCAAAAAATCGAGCTTGATCCGTCGCATGCTCAGCTTCTCATAACAGAACCCGGTGGATACAGACTCAACCCTTAA
- the hisA gene encoding 1-(5-phosphoribosyl)-5-[(5-phosphoribosylamino)methylideneamino]imidazole-4-carboxamide isomerase codes for MTHVDLYPAIDLKDGVCVRLAQGDMNRATVFNDNPAQQAKAFQDAGANWIHVVDLNGAFAGKPVNAEAVESILRTVTVPVQLGGGIRDFDMVTHWLTTGVNRIVLGTAALKDPDLVRQACKEFPGHIAVGIDARGGWVAVEGWAESSDVTAVELARRFEDAGVSVIIHTDIDRDGVLGGPNLNASADLADAVNIPIIVSGGVASLEDIGAIKRRAIKSPGLVGVISGRALYDGRIDLAEAISLLEE; via the coding sequence ATGACCCACGTTGACTTGTATCCGGCTATTGATCTGAAAGACGGGGTCTGCGTGCGTTTGGCTCAAGGTGATATGAACCGGGCGACTGTTTTTAACGATAATCCAGCGCAACAAGCCAAAGCATTTCAAGACGCTGGCGCAAATTGGATTCACGTTGTGGATTTAAATGGTGCCTTTGCGGGCAAGCCAGTAAACGCTGAAGCTGTTGAATCGATTTTGCGCACTGTAACGGTTCCGGTTCAGCTTGGTGGCGGCATCAGAGACTTTGATATGGTGACTCATTGGTTGACGACGGGTGTTAATCGCATTGTGCTCGGGACGGCTGCTTTAAAGGATCCGGATTTAGTGCGTCAGGCGTGTAAAGAATTTCCTGGGCATATCGCCGTTGGTATTGATGCGCGTGGCGGCTGGGTTGCTGTGGAAGGATGGGCTGAGTCTTCTGATGTAACAGCCGTTGAGTTGGCACGTCGGTTTGAGGATGCAGGCGTCTCTGTCATTATTCACACAGACATTGACCGTGACGGGGTGCTCGGTGGACCCAATCTCAATGCATCTGCTGATCTCGCGGACGCAGTAAATATTCCTATTATCGTCTCTGGTGGCGTCGCCTCTTTGGAAGATATAGGCGCGATAAAGCGTAGAGCGATAAAATCTCCAGGCTTAGTTGGTGTTATTTCAGGCCGTGCTCTTTATGACGGCCGTATAGATCTTGCTGAAGCCATCTCACTGCTAGAAGAGTAA
- a CDS encoding RimK/LysX family protein, whose product MTETGLLKKKTSKKRKPVFLPAVGWREWVSLPSLDIDKIKVKVDTGARTSALHAHRISKFTKDNATYVRFFVHPNQRKKKPEIECTALVVDERDIKNSGGKITQRYVVRTTITVGDESWPIELTLTNRDEMGFRMLLGRQAIRRRFIVDPGRSYMTRKK is encoded by the coding sequence ATGACGGAAACCGGATTATTAAAGAAGAAGACTTCTAAAAAAAGAAAACCGGTTTTTCTACCGGCAGTGGGATGGCGAGAATGGGTCAGTCTGCCAAGTTTAGATATAGATAAAATCAAGGTTAAGGTTGATACAGGTGCGAGAACATCTGCGCTCCATGCGCACCGCATATCCAAATTTACCAAAGACAATGCGACGTATGTACGATTCTTTGTACATCCCAATCAGCGGAAAAAGAAACCAGAAATTGAATGTACGGCCCTTGTTGTCGACGAGCGTGACATTAAAAACTCTGGCGGCAAAATCACGCAACGATATGTTGTGCGCACCACTATAACAGTCGGCGACGAAAGCTGGCCGATAGAGCTAACACTTACAAATCGCGATGAAATGGGATTTAGAATGCTTCTTGGCCGACAAGCGATACGCCGCAGGTTTATTGTAGACCCTGGACGTTCATATATGACGAGAAAGAAATAG
- the rimK gene encoding 30S ribosomal protein S6--L-glutamate ligase yields the protein MNLLMMARNPNLYSHKRLVEAAEQRGHKIRIVDTLKCYMNIASHRPDVRYRGEILKDIDAVIPRIGASITFYGLAVLRQFEMMGVYPLNESVSIGRSRDKLRSTQILARKGIGLPVTAFADQTSQAEELIDLVGGAPCVIKLLEGTQGIGVVLGETKGAAKSMIEAFGGLKANILVQEFIKEAGGSDVRAFVIGGKVIAAMQRTGAEGEFRSNIHRGGSAKTVRITPEERSTAVRAAKALGLNVCGVDMLRANHGPVVMEVNSSPGLEGIEGATGKDIAGMIIEFIENNAQPNKTKTKGQG from the coding sequence ATGAACCTGCTTATGATGGCTCGAAATCCAAACCTGTATTCTCACAAAAGGTTGGTGGAGGCGGCAGAGCAACGCGGCCATAAAATCCGAATTGTAGACACACTGAAATGCTATATGAACATTGCCTCACATAGGCCCGATGTTCGTTACCGTGGCGAAATTCTAAAAGATATTGATGCGGTCATTCCTCGTATTGGTGCCTCAATCACTTTCTATGGTCTCGCCGTGTTGCGCCAATTTGAAATGATGGGTGTGTATCCACTAAATGAATCTGTTTCCATTGGTCGGTCTCGTGACAAACTTCGCAGCACCCAGATCCTTGCCCGTAAAGGAATTGGTTTGCCAGTTACAGCCTTTGCAGACCAAACAAGCCAAGCTGAGGAATTGATCGATTTAGTCGGAGGTGCCCCATGTGTCATCAAGCTGTTGGAAGGCACGCAAGGTATTGGTGTTGTCCTTGGCGAGACCAAAGGGGCTGCTAAGTCAATGATTGAAGCCTTCGGGGGGCTGAAGGCGAATATCTTAGTTCAAGAATTCATCAAAGAAGCTGGTGGCAGTGACGTTCGTGCTTTTGTCATTGGCGGTAAAGTCATAGCTGCAATGCAGCGTACTGGGGCAGAAGGTGAATTTCGATCAAACATTCATCGTGGTGGGTCTGCAAAAACAGTTCGGATTACGCCAGAAGAACGATCAACGGCAGTTCGAGCCGCAAAAGCCCTTGGCCTAAATGTTTGCGGCGTTGACATGTTGCGTGCAAACCACGGACCTGTTGTCATGGAGGTTAACTCTTCTCCAGGTCTTGAGGGTATTGAGGGCGCGACAGGTAAAGATATTGCTGGAATGATTATTGAGTTTATCGAGAATAATGCGCAGCCAAATAAGACTAAGACCAAAGGTCAGGGTTAA
- the hisB gene encoding imidazoleglycerol-phosphate dehydratase HisB, protein MREATVSRKTKETEISVTVNLDGNGHYAVATGIGFLDHMLEQLSRHSLIDLTVEAKGDLHIDFHHTTEDVGICIGEAVAQALGDRTGITRYGSAQIPMDETLTEVALDLSNRPYLIWKVDFSKPKLGDMDTELFKEWFQAFAQAAGVTLHVWNKYGENNHHIVESCFKGLARALRTAIEIDGRKADAVPSTKGKL, encoded by the coding sequence ATGCGTGAGGCAACGGTAAGTCGGAAGACAAAAGAGACTGAAATTTCCGTCACAGTGAATCTGGACGGAAACGGTCATTATGCGGTCGCGACTGGAATAGGGTTTCTCGATCACATGCTTGAACAGCTGTCTCGTCACAGTTTGATAGATTTGACCGTTGAAGCGAAAGGAGATCTCCACATTGATTTTCACCACACGACAGAAGATGTCGGGATATGTATTGGAGAAGCAGTCGCGCAAGCGCTAGGAGATCGCACCGGAATCACGCGCTATGGTTCTGCTCAAATCCCTATGGATGAGACGCTCACAGAAGTCGCGCTCGACCTATCCAATCGTCCATATTTGATCTGGAAGGTGGATTTTTCAAAGCCGAAGTTGGGCGATATGGATACCGAGCTTTTTAAGGAGTGGTTTCAAGCGTTTGCACAAGCCGCTGGCGTAACACTCCATGTGTGGAATAAGTACGGAGAGAACAACCATCATATTGTTGAATCCTGCTTTAAAGGGCTCGCGCGCGCCTTGCGCACCGCAATTGAGATTGATGGTCGTAAGGCCGATGCGGTTCCTTCCACAAAGGGTAAGCTCTAA
- the hisE gene encoding phosphoribosyl-ATP diphosphatase, with protein MSKKKDSVVTVDAAILERLYDVLVSRKTADPETSYTAKMYAKGVTKIAQKVGEEGVETALAAVAEGRDELLNESADLLYMLLLLWAAKDVKPADVFAVLDHRFGESGIRQKDKI; from the coding sequence ATGAGTAAAAAAAAGGACAGCGTAGTAACAGTTGATGCTGCGATACTAGAGCGTCTCTATGATGTTCTTGTGAGTCGCAAGACAGCGGATCCTGAGACGTCGTATACGGCAAAGATGTATGCAAAGGGTGTAACTAAAATTGCGCAAAAAGTCGGCGAGGAAGGTGTTGAAACGGCACTTGCGGCTGTCGCTGAAGGTCGTGATGAGTTGTTAAATGAAAGTGCCGATCTGCTCTATATGCTGTTGCTCTTGTGGGCGGCGAAAGATGTTAAGCCTGCTGATGTCTTTGCCGTTTTAGATCATCGTTTTGGTGAATCGGGTATTCGCCAGAAAGACAAAATCTAA
- a CDS encoding L,D-transpeptidase family protein, which translates to MDICVFPNSIDASQGHALFCDLRFACSLGRSGVRQIKQEGDGATPLGVFRLRRVLYRADRVALPITDLPVSVIHQSDGWCDAPDDVHYNQFVEHPFKASAERLWREDSRYDIIVVIGHNDDPIIPGLGSAIFLHIAAEDFSPTEGCVAFEQDDLLAILRHCSAKTSIDIRPFYGR; encoded by the coding sequence ATGGATATCTGCGTTTTTCCTAACAGCATAGATGCAAGCCAGGGTCACGCGCTGTTCTGTGACCTTAGATTTGCCTGCAGCCTCGGAAGAAGTGGCGTTAGACAAATCAAACAAGAAGGTGATGGAGCAACACCGCTTGGAGTTTTTAGACTGCGGCGTGTACTATATCGCGCGGACAGAGTTGCGCTTCCCATAACTGATTTACCCGTTTCAGTTATTCATCAATCTGATGGCTGGTGTGACGCACCAGATGATGTTCATTACAATCAATTTGTTGAGCACCCTTTTAAAGCCAGCGCTGAAAGACTGTGGCGGGAAGATTCACGCTACGACATTATTGTCGTAATTGGGCACAATGACGATCCCATTATTCCGGGTCTGGGCAGCGCTATATTTCTTCATATCGCCGCTGAAGATTTCAGCCCAACCGAGGGATGTGTTGCTTTTGAACAGGACGATCTTCTAGCCATTCTGAGGCATTGCTCCGCCAAAACAAGCATCGACATACGCCCGTTTTACGGTCGTTAA
- a CDS encoding VOC family protein — protein sequence MTQEPAISDNFVLSPLMRSTHFVRDLDESLKLYRDILGLRPRVERTLEGDRLDAVLGTNGKPVKLAILQSGDSVFANVGLFQFIDETPMPKPKPRTYAQTGDAAVVFLTNDIFGIYEKVKTADYPIVSAPLVLFPKEGSETQSYEMLFFDYDGIGINLIQRDVPASQ from the coding sequence ATGACTCAAGAGCCTGCTATTTCCGATAACTTCGTTCTTTCTCCGCTTATGCGATCAACGCATTTTGTACGGGACTTGGATGAGTCGCTAAAGCTGTATCGGGACATTCTGGGTTTACGTCCGCGCGTGGAACGAACTCTGGAGGGAGATCGCTTAGACGCGGTGCTTGGAACTAACGGAAAGCCAGTAAAGCTGGCGATCCTTCAATCCGGAGATTCTGTGTTCGCAAATGTGGGTCTTTTCCAATTCATCGATGAAACACCGATGCCAAAACCTAAACCCCGGACCTATGCTCAAACCGGCGATGCCGCAGTCGTGTTTCTGACCAACGATATTTTTGGCATTTATGAAAAGGTTAAGACTGCGGATTACCCCATCGTATCAGCGCCACTGGTCTTGTTTCCTAAGGAAGGCTCAGAAACGCAGTCCTACGAGATGTTGTTTTTCGACTATGATGGTATTGGTATAAATCTTATTCAACGGGATGTTCCCGCATCTCAATAG
- a CDS encoding YggS family pyridoxal phosphate-dependent enzyme, with the protein MSVPSSSLSVSDIAENICALRYRIAQAAKRVDRSPEAVSLVAVSKKQSEGLVRAALEAGQRVFAENRVQEAQAKWPHLKAQYPDIELHLIGPLQTNKVQDAVALFDVIETVDRPKLAIKLANEMAKQGRYLPCFIQVNTGEEDQKAGITPVNTTDFVTECQTQHGLHIAGLMCIPPQDEEPALHFAFLRELAQRTSLAGLSMGMSADFETAVEMGATHVRLGSAVFGERN; encoded by the coding sequence GTGTCTGTGCCTAGCTCTTCTTTATCTGTCTCAGACATCGCAGAAAATATTTGCGCGTTGCGGTATCGTATAGCGCAGGCAGCGAAGCGTGTAGATCGCAGTCCAGAAGCTGTTTCACTAGTGGCTGTGTCAAAAAAGCAGTCAGAAGGTTTAGTGCGCGCTGCGTTAGAGGCGGGCCAACGTGTTTTTGCTGAGAATCGTGTGCAAGAGGCGCAAGCGAAGTGGCCGCATCTGAAGGCGCAGTATCCGGATATCGAACTTCATCTCATCGGACCGTTGCAAACCAACAAGGTCCAGGATGCGGTCGCTCTGTTTGACGTTATTGAAACCGTCGATCGTCCAAAGCTGGCCATTAAATTGGCAAATGAGATGGCCAAACAAGGCCGATATCTTCCTTGTTTTATTCAAGTGAATACTGGTGAGGAAGATCAAAAGGCCGGAATTACGCCGGTTAATACCACTGATTTTGTAACAGAATGTCAGACACAGCACGGCCTTCATATTGCGGGCCTAATGTGTATTCCGCCACAAGATGAGGAGCCTGCTCTACATTTTGCGTTTCTAAGAGAACTCGCCCAAAGAACATCCTTAGCGGGGCTTAGCATGGGAATGTCAGCGGACTTTGAGACCGCTGTTGAAATGGGCGCAACGCATGTACGATTGGGGTCCGCTGTGTTTGGCGAACGCAATTAA
- the ribA gene encoding GTP cyclohydrolase II RibA has translation MSEDSQTEIDMSVATVLETVDRAVAELRRGSAVVVTSDSGAVLARPAETIESGPLPFFGRSGLGKTAVAVTGRRAAILGLAEPATPVVILRHEDGFNAADIRNLIDPKADDNTLVPPPNVQASAGDEHSADYTAIRLMKIARLLPAAIVADVADENPVSWAKSNGRCIVSHTAVLAYDKLQADTLVPVSEARVPLAGCENTRIIAFRPRDGGVEHLAIIVGEPDTSTAVLTRLHSECFTGDLLGSLKCDCGDQLRGAISALAEGDGGVLLYLAQEGRGIGLVNKLRAYELQERGFDTVDANEQLGFDDDERIYLPAVQMLSSLGINKVKLLTNNPAKVGALARHGITVTERVTHVFPSNQHNWSYLDTKSKRSGHLF, from the coding sequence ATGAGTGAAGACAGTCAGACAGAAATAGACATGAGTGTGGCGACCGTCTTAGAAACCGTTGATCGTGCGGTTGCAGAGTTGCGTCGGGGGTCGGCTGTGGTCGTCACTTCAGACTCAGGTGCAGTGCTGGCTCGTCCTGCAGAAACAATAGAGTCGGGCCCACTTCCATTCTTTGGAAGGTCTGGCCTTGGAAAAACAGCTGTCGCCGTGACAGGACGTCGGGCTGCCATTTTAGGACTCGCAGAGCCTGCAACTCCAGTAGTGATATTGCGCCATGAGGATGGATTTAACGCGGCAGATATTCGCAACCTCATTGACCCAAAAGCCGATGATAACACTCTCGTACCACCGCCAAACGTACAAGCCAGTGCTGGAGATGAACACTCAGCAGATTATACAGCCATACGTCTAATGAAAATTGCTCGGCTGCTGCCCGCTGCTATCGTCGCTGACGTGGCGGACGAGAATCCTGTTTCTTGGGCAAAATCAAACGGTCGCTGCATCGTCTCACATACAGCCGTTTTGGCCTATGACAAACTGCAGGCAGATACCCTTGTGCCCGTTTCTGAAGCACGCGTGCCATTAGCGGGGTGCGAGAATACGAGAATCATTGCGTTCAGACCTCGAGATGGTGGGGTTGAACATCTCGCCATTATTGTAGGAGAGCCTGACACCTCAACAGCAGTGCTAACCCGTTTGCATTCCGAATGTTTTACAGGTGATCTATTAGGTTCACTGAAGTGTGATTGTGGCGATCAACTTCGGGGAGCGATTTCCGCCTTAGCGGAAGGTGACGGCGGCGTTCTCCTATACTTAGCGCAGGAGGGGCGTGGGATTGGCTTAGTCAACAAGCTGCGTGCCTACGAACTTCAGGAAAGGGGCTTTGACACCGTCGATGCCAATGAACAATTGGGCTTTGATGATGATGAACGGATCTACCTGCCAGCCGTTCAAATGCTCTCAAGTTTAGGGATAAATAAAGTCAAACTGCTTACCAATAATCCCGCAAAAGTCGGAGCACTTGCCCGACATGGAATCACTGTGACAGAACGTGTAACCCATGTGTTCCCCTCCAATCAGCATAACTGGTCTTACTTGGACACTAAGTCCAAGCGCTCGGGACATCTTTTCTAA